One Solea solea chromosome 5, fSolSol10.1, whole genome shotgun sequence genomic window carries:
- the phospho2 gene encoding pyridoxal phosphate phosphatase PHOSPHO2, with protein MKTLMVFDFDHTVVDDNSDTWVVRCLPGQTLPDSVKNSYRKGHWTEFMGRVMSYIGHQEVSPDRVQSVMETIPFTAGMTDLLSYISQNKSTIDCIIISDSNTMFIDWVLHAAGLQAAVDRVFTNPAKFNELGHMEVQCHHSHQCDRCPVNLCKKEVLELYLSDWSDNGVEYAQIFYVGDGGNDLCPTFCLRSHDVVMPRKGYTLEKLLTKLEGQEGETSPRVFAWSNGTDILQELKAAMQS; from the exons ATGAAGACTTTGATGGTGTTCGATTTTGACCACACTGtggttgatgacaacagcgatACCTGGGTGGTCAG ATGCCTTCCAGGTCAGACTCTCCCCGACTCTGTGAAGAATTCCTACAGAAAAGGTCACTGGACTGAATTCATGGGCCGAGTGATGAGCTATATAG GACACCAGGAGGTCAGCCCTGACAGGGTCCAAAGCGTCATGGAGACTATACCCTTCACTGCTGGAATGACAGACTTGCTGTCGTACATATCGCAGAATAAAAGCACCATCGACTGCATAATTATCTCGGACTCAAACACCATGTTCATAGACTGGGTCCTCCATGCAGCTGGGCTGCAGGCAGCCGTCGATCGGGTCTTTACCAACCCTGCCAAGTTCAATGAGCTTGGGCACATGGAGGTGCAGTGCCACCACTCACATCAGTGCGACCGATGCCCCGTCAACCTCTGTAAGAAGGAAGTCCTGGAGCTTTATCTGTCCGATTGGTCTGATAATGGTGTGGAGTATGCGCAGATCTTTTACGTGGGCGATGGCGGGAATGATCTGTGCCCTACTTTCTGTCTGAGGAGTCATGATGTTGTGATGCCCAGGAaagggtacaccctggagaaACTGCTGACCAAACTGGAAGGGCAGGAAGGTGAAACTTCTCCCAGAGTCTTCGCGTGGAGCAACGGCACCGACATCCTCCAGGAGCTGAAAGCAGCCATGCAGTCGTAG